Proteins from a genomic interval of Microbacterium imperiale:
- a CDS encoding DNA polymerase Y family protein — MAESTSRAPVRSLVVWVPDWPVVALVRESGGNPGEPIAVFDKGVVVACSPAARADGVARGQRRRDAQARCPALRVADADAARDHRQFSPIVARLEEMAPGVQVLEAGLCALRVRGPARFYGGETEAAGALLAAVTEGDLDARVGVADGPFTAQQAARMSTRADRPIRVVDAGRSAEFLAPLTIAVLEDETVDLFARLGVQTLGDLAAIEPERLVERFGTRGARLHALAAGADSRPVTPRTPPPELHREVAFEPPLELADQVAFGMRVAAEEFIAGLGAVDLVCTELRVILTGDRGETSNRVWLHPGTFDAAAVVDRVRWQLAESGKLTSGVARVKIEPEAVDAASHHAVSLFGSGPEQRVHHALSRVQAMLGHRGVVTPVVGGGRWLTERQVLVPWGDRPVTSDRGRPWPGSLPDPLPSTVFERALPLAVIDREGDMVAVDGRGELTATPTALVSANGSRGIRSWAGPWPVIEREWDATRARRAYRFQMVDATQTAWLLVCDGGEWLAEGRYD, encoded by the coding sequence GTGGCCGAATCGACATCGCGCGCGCCCGTCCGCAGCCTCGTGGTGTGGGTGCCCGACTGGCCGGTCGTGGCGCTCGTCCGTGAGAGCGGCGGGAACCCGGGCGAGCCGATCGCCGTGTTCGACAAGGGGGTGGTCGTGGCCTGCTCGCCCGCGGCCCGCGCCGACGGAGTCGCCCGGGGGCAGCGTCGGCGCGATGCCCAGGCGCGGTGCCCGGCGCTGCGTGTGGCCGATGCCGACGCCGCCCGTGACCACCGGCAGTTCTCGCCGATCGTGGCGCGTCTGGAAGAGATGGCACCGGGCGTGCAGGTCCTCGAAGCGGGGCTGTGCGCGCTGCGGGTTCGGGGGCCGGCCCGCTTCTACGGTGGCGAGACCGAGGCCGCCGGCGCTCTGCTCGCCGCCGTCACCGAGGGCGACCTCGATGCCCGGGTCGGTGTCGCCGACGGTCCGTTCACCGCGCAGCAGGCGGCGCGCATGAGCACCCGGGCCGACCGGCCCATCCGGGTGGTCGACGCGGGCCGCTCGGCCGAGTTCCTCGCGCCGCTGACGATCGCCGTGCTCGAGGACGAGACGGTCGACCTCTTCGCGCGGCTCGGCGTTCAGACGCTCGGAGACCTGGCCGCGATCGAGCCCGAACGGCTGGTCGAGCGCTTCGGCACCCGCGGCGCCCGGTTGCACGCCCTCGCCGCCGGCGCCGACTCCCGCCCCGTCACCCCGCGGACGCCGCCGCCCGAGCTGCACCGCGAGGTGGCCTTCGAGCCGCCCCTCGAGCTCGCCGACCAGGTTGCGTTCGGCATGCGGGTCGCGGCCGAGGAGTTCATCGCCGGCCTCGGCGCCGTCGACCTGGTGTGCACCGAGCTGCGCGTCATCCTCACCGGCGACCGCGGTGAGACGAGCAACCGGGTGTGGCTGCATCCGGGCACCTTCGACGCCGCCGCCGTGGTCGACCGGGTGCGGTGGCAGCTCGCTGAGAGCGGCAAGCTCACCAGCGGTGTCGCGCGGGTGAAGATCGAGCCCGAAGCGGTGGATGCGGCATCCCATCATGCGGTCTCGCTCTTCGGGTCGGGTCCCGAGCAGCGGGTGCACCACGCTCTGTCGCGCGTGCAGGCGATGCTCGGGCATCGCGGCGTCGTCACGCCTGTCGTGGGCGGTGGGCGCTGGCTCACCGAGCGGCAGGTGCTCGTTCCCTGGGGTGATCGCCCCGTCACGAGCGACCGGGGCCGGCCGTGGCCGGGAAGTCTGCCCGATCCACTGCCGTCGACGGTGTTCGAGCGGGCGCTGCCCCTCGCGGTGATCGACCGTGAGGGCGACATGGTGGCCGTCGACGGTCGAGGCGAGCTGACCGCGACCCCCACGGCGCTCGTGTCGGCGAACGGCTCGCGGGGTATCCGGTCGTGGGCCGGTCCCTGGCCGGTGATCGAGCGCGAGTGGGATGCCACGCGCGCGCGGCGCGCCTACCGCTTCCAGATGGTCGATGCCACGCAGACGGCCTGGCTGCTCGTGTGCGACGGCGGCGAATGGCTGGCCGAGGGGCGGTACGACTGA
- a CDS encoding error-prone DNA polymerase: protein MGFNNPSVSWSEMERLLSGNRAPSAPPGADGGDSPAWSRKRGKYSAPRIERPDNAVPYAELHAHTSYSFLDGASSPEELAEEAERLGLHALAVTDHDGFYGIVRFAEAAEQLAVKTVFGAELSLDLPQRVGASRNEADPPGEHLLVLARGEEGYHRLAGALTQAQLAGAEKGKPRYRLDDLADAADGHWSILTGCRKGSVRRALLERGADAAAAELDALVARFGRDAIEVELIDHGEPLDSRHNDILAGLARERGLPVLATNNVHYAVPERAHLAAAIAAVRANRGLDELDGWLPAHAGAHLRSGAEMTRRFRRYPGAVARTVTVADELAFPLRRAKPALPKLPVPEGHTPMSWLRHLVWEAVPRKYPGLPPKDRDRIERELAVIEQKDFPGYFLIVHGIVQEARRRGILCQGRGSAANSAVCYLLDITAIDSIYYQLPFERFLSALREEEPDIDVDFDSDRREEIIQWVYQTYGRERAAQVANVIQYRPKNAVRDMAKALGHSPGQQDAWSKQVERWGATLDTGPDHDIPERVLMYAAELLKAPRHLGIHSGGMVLTDRPVGEVVPIEHARMENRTVIQWDKDDAAWMGLVKFDLLGLGMLAALQYCFDLIEGATGERFELSTLPKEEAAVYDMLCRADSIGVFQVESRAQMGLLPRLQPRRFYDLVIEIALIRPGPIQGGAVHPYVRRKLGHEKTTYPHEKLKPVLERTLGVPVFQEQLMQMGMVIGGLSGEDADLLRRAMGSKRGVERIDSLKQKLYDGMAENGLVGDAADDIYAKIQAFANFGFAESHSLSFGLLVYASSWIKLHYPAAFLAGLLRAQPMGFYSPATLSADARRHGVEVRRPDLQLSDAEALLEPVSGGEGRTAPTGRDSCLGEQPPVPVFDINAPDESAEHRRDGAFAVRLGLAAVTGIGKKFAERIVAERKASGPYRDMRDLVRRTGADTTQLEALATAGALECFGHTRREAIWLAGSAAQDRIEYLPDSLIAVQPPLFTDQSSYDVLASDLWATGISPDDHPMTHYRSQLDARGVLTANDLRQHESGRRVEIAGLVTHRQRPATASGITFLNLEDEHGLMNVICSTGMWHRYRRVVRDSPALIVRGILERSNEGVVNILADAFEDLRVAGMRHQSRDFR from the coding sequence ATGGGGTTCAACAACCCGTCCGTGTCGTGGTCCGAGATGGAGCGGCTGCTCAGCGGCAACCGCGCTCCGAGCGCGCCACCGGGAGCCGACGGCGGCGACAGCCCCGCCTGGTCGCGCAAGCGCGGGAAGTACTCGGCACCCCGGATCGAGCGGCCCGACAACGCCGTCCCGTACGCCGAGCTTCACGCCCACACGTCGTACTCGTTCCTCGACGGCGCCTCATCTCCCGAAGAGCTCGCCGAAGAGGCCGAGCGGCTCGGGTTGCACGCTCTCGCGGTCACCGATCACGACGGGTTCTACGGCATCGTGCGCTTCGCCGAGGCGGCCGAGCAGCTCGCCGTGAAGACCGTGTTCGGGGCCGAGCTCTCGCTCGACCTGCCGCAGCGGGTCGGAGCGTCGCGCAACGAGGCCGACCCTCCCGGCGAGCACCTGCTCGTGCTCGCCCGCGGCGAAGAGGGCTACCACCGGCTCGCCGGCGCGCTGACGCAGGCGCAGCTCGCCGGGGCCGAGAAGGGCAAGCCGCGATACCGGCTCGACGACCTGGCCGACGCGGCCGATGGGCACTGGAGCATCCTGACCGGTTGCCGCAAGGGCTCGGTGCGGCGGGCGCTCCTCGAGCGCGGAGCGGATGCCGCGGCGGCCGAGCTCGACGCGCTGGTGGCACGCTTCGGTCGCGACGCGATCGAGGTCGAGCTGATCGACCACGGCGAGCCGCTGGACTCGCGGCACAACGACATCCTCGCGGGCCTCGCCCGTGAGCGCGGGCTGCCGGTGCTCGCGACGAACAACGTGCACTACGCCGTTCCCGAGCGGGCGCACCTGGCCGCGGCGATCGCCGCCGTCCGGGCGAACCGGGGGCTCGACGAGCTCGACGGATGGCTGCCCGCGCACGCGGGCGCCCACCTGCGATCGGGAGCCGAGATGACGCGACGGTTCCGCCGCTATCCCGGCGCCGTCGCCCGCACCGTCACCGTCGCCGACGAGCTGGCGTTCCCGCTGCGTCGGGCCAAGCCCGCGCTGCCGAAGCTGCCTGTGCCCGAGGGGCACACCCCGATGTCATGGTTGCGGCACCTCGTGTGGGAGGCCGTTCCGCGCAAGTACCCGGGCCTGCCGCCGAAAGACCGCGACCGCATCGAACGCGAGCTGGCGGTGATCGAGCAGAAGGACTTCCCGGGCTACTTCCTCATCGTGCACGGCATCGTGCAAGAGGCGCGGCGGCGCGGCATCCTGTGTCAGGGACGGGGATCGGCCGCCAACAGCGCCGTCTGCTACCTGCTCGACATCACCGCGATCGACTCGATCTACTACCAGCTGCCGTTCGAGCGCTTCCTCTCCGCACTGCGCGAGGAAGAGCCCGACATCGACGTCGATTTCGACTCCGACCGGCGCGAAGAGATCATCCAGTGGGTGTACCAGACGTACGGACGCGAGCGCGCGGCGCAGGTGGCGAACGTCATCCAGTACCGGCCGAAGAACGCCGTGCGCGACATGGCGAAAGCGCTCGGGCATTCGCCGGGTCAGCAGGACGCCTGGTCGAAGCAGGTCGAGCGCTGGGGAGCGACCCTCGACACCGGCCCCGACCACGACATCCCCGAACGCGTGCTGATGTACGCCGCCGAGCTGCTGAAGGCGCCGCGGCACCTCGGCATCCACTCCGGCGGCATGGTGCTGACCGATCGTCCCGTCGGCGAGGTCGTGCCGATCGAGCACGCGCGCATGGAGAACCGCACCGTCATCCAGTGGGACAAGGACGATGCCGCCTGGATGGGGCTGGTGAAGTTCGACCTGCTCGGACTCGGCATGCTCGCCGCCCTGCAGTACTGCTTCGACCTCATCGAGGGTGCGACGGGGGAGCGGTTCGAGCTGTCGACGCTGCCGAAGGAAGAGGCGGCGGTCTACGACATGCTGTGCCGGGCGGATTCGATCGGGGTGTTCCAGGTCGAGTCGCGTGCGCAGATGGGGCTGCTGCCGCGCCTGCAGCCGCGCCGGTTCTACGACCTCGTGATCGAGATCGCGCTGATCCGGCCGGGACCCATTCAGGGCGGCGCCGTGCACCCGTACGTCCGGCGCAAGCTCGGCCACGAGAAGACCACCTATCCGCACGAGAAGCTCAAGCCCGTGCTCGAGCGCACGCTCGGGGTGCCCGTGTTCCAGGAGCAGCTCATGCAGATGGGCATGGTGATCGGTGGGCTCTCCGGTGAGGACGCCGACCTGCTGCGCCGCGCGATGGGGTCCAAGCGCGGCGTGGAGCGCATCGACTCGCTCAAGCAGAAGCTCTACGACGGCATGGCCGAGAACGGCCTGGTGGGGGATGCCGCCGACGACATCTACGCGAAGATCCAGGCGTTCGCGAACTTCGGCTTCGCCGAGAGCCATTCGCTGTCGTTCGGGCTGCTCGTGTATGCCAGCTCGTGGATCAAGCTCCACTACCCGGCGGCGTTCCTGGCGGGGCTCCTCCGCGCGCAGCCGATGGGCTTCTACTCACCGGCGACGCTGTCGGCCGATGCCCGGCGCCACGGGGTCGAGGTGCGCCGCCCCGATCTGCAGCTCTCGGACGCGGAGGCGCTGCTCGAACCCGTGTCGGGAGGCGAGGGGCGTACGGCGCCGACGGGGCGCGACAGCTGCCTCGGCGAGCAGCCTCCGGTGCCGGTCTTCGACATCAACGCCCCCGACGAGTCGGCGGAGCATCGACGCGACGGCGCCTTCGCGGTCCGGCTGGGCCTGGCGGCCGTCACGGGCATCGGCAAGAAGTTCGCCGAACGCATCGTCGCCGAGCGCAAGGCATCCGGTCCGTACCGCGACATGCGCGACCTCGTGCGCCGCACCGGCGCCGACACCACCCAGCTCGAAGCCCTCGCGACCGCTGGCGCGCTCGAGTGCTTCGGCCATACCCGGCGAGAGGCGATCTGGCTGGCGGGCTCGGCCGCGCAGGACCGCATCGAGTACCTGCCCGATTCGCTCATCGCCGTGCAGCCGCCGCTGTTCACCGACCAGTCGAGCTACGACGTGCTGGCCTCCGACCTGTGGGCGACGGGGATCTCGCCCGACGATCATCCGATGACGCACTACCGCTCGCAGCTGGATGCGCGCGGCGTGCTCACGGCCAACGATCTGCGTCAGCACGAGTCGGGGCGCCGCGTCGAGATCGCCGGACTCGTCACGCACCGGCAGCGCCCCGCGACGGCGTCGGGCATCACGTTCCTGAACCTCGAGGACGAGCACGGGCTCATGAACGTGATCTGCTCGACCGGCATGTGGCACCGCTACCGGCGCGTCGTGCGCGACAGTCCGGCGCTCATCGTGCGCGGCATCCTCGAGCGTTCGAACGAGGGTGTGGTCAACATCCTCGCCGACGCCTTCGAAGACCTGCGGGTGGCGGGGATGCGGCACCAGTCCCGAGACTTCCGGTGA
- a CDS encoding alpha-amylase family glycosyl hydrolase → MSSWTETVMWWHVYPLGFTGAPIRPTDEERDGGVVHRLPRIEGWLDHLVDLGLNGLLLGPVFASTTHGYDTTDHFRIDPRLGDDGDVDRLIAAARDRGIRILLDGVFNHVGREHPAFRALETHGPEADTADLFRVRWDGWSPGDRVDADVFEGHDALVALNHASPAVEDFVVDVMTHWLNRGIDGWRLDAAYAVPPQFWARVLPRVRSAHPDAWFVGEVIHGDAASIVRESTMDSLTQYELWQGIWHAISDGNLFELAHAIERNNELLAVYAPQTFVGNHDVTRIASAIGVDRVPHALAVLFTVAGVPSVYAGDEFGYEAVKEERLGGDDAVRPEFPDAPPSPEALSASAERILRTHQQLIALRRQHPWLHRAHTDAVHLENTSMVLRTATGTEAIITALNLGDGPVTVPVADARRVLAGTARLLSAEAEIPAGGFAVFSS, encoded by the coding sequence ATGAGCAGCTGGACCGAGACCGTCATGTGGTGGCACGTGTACCCGCTGGGGTTCACCGGCGCGCCGATCCGCCCCACTGACGAGGAGCGTGACGGCGGCGTCGTGCACCGACTGCCACGGATCGAGGGCTGGCTGGACCATCTCGTCGACCTCGGGCTGAACGGTCTGCTGCTCGGGCCCGTGTTCGCGTCGACGACGCACGGATACGACACCACCGACCACTTCCGCATCGACCCGCGGCTCGGTGACGACGGTGACGTCGACCGGCTCATCGCGGCGGCCCGCGACCGCGGCATCCGGATTCTGCTCGACGGCGTCTTCAACCACGTCGGACGCGAGCACCCCGCCTTCCGCGCCCTCGAGACCCACGGGCCCGAGGCCGACACGGCCGACCTGTTCCGCGTGCGGTGGGACGGCTGGTCGCCCGGGGACCGTGTCGACGCCGACGTCTTCGAGGGCCACGACGCGCTCGTCGCGCTCAACCACGCGTCCCCCGCGGTGGAGGACTTCGTCGTCGACGTCATGACGCACTGGTTGAACCGGGGCATCGACGGATGGCGTCTGGATGCCGCGTACGCGGTGCCCCCGCAGTTCTGGGCGCGGGTGCTCCCCCGGGTGCGTTCCGCGCACCCCGACGCCTGGTTCGTGGGCGAGGTCATCCACGGCGACGCCGCGAGCATCGTGCGGGAGTCGACGATGGACTCGCTGACGCAGTACGAGCTGTGGCAGGGCATCTGGCACGCGATCAGCGACGGCAACCTGTTCGAGCTCGCGCACGCGATCGAGCGGAACAACGAGCTGCTCGCCGTCTATGCGCCGCAGACGTTCGTCGGAAACCACGACGTCACCCGCATCGCTTCGGCCATCGGGGTCGACCGCGTGCCGCATGCCCTCGCGGTGCTGTTCACGGTCGCCGGCGTGCCCTCGGTCTACGCCGGCGACGAGTTCGGCTACGAAGCGGTCAAGGAGGAGCGTCTCGGTGGCGACGACGCCGTCCGCCCGGAGTTCCCCGACGCGCCGCCGTCGCCGGAAGCGCTGTCGGCGAGCGCCGAGCGCATCCTGCGGACCCACCAGCAGCTGATCGCGCTGCGCCGGCAGCATCCGTGGCTGCACCGCGCCCACACGGATGCCGTTCACCTCGAGAACACGTCGATGGTGCTGCGCACCGCCACGGGGACGGAGGCCATCATCACGGCACTGAACCTCGGCGACGGTCCCGTGACGGTGCCGGTGGCCGACGCCCGTCGCGTGCTCGCCGGTACCGCCCGGCTCTTGAGCGCCGAGGCCGAGATCCCGGCCGGCGGCTTCGCGGTCTTCTCCTCCTAG